The Anabaena sp. WA102 genome contains a region encoding:
- a CDS encoding MAE_28990/MAE_18760 family HEPN-like nuclease: MNIQSLENFKREVNQIREYLKHIQYVNDVAAYFVLESDNEQIRKLLNTLKEHDRSFRTDKRIFEYKASIISLYGLLEKYVEIWIKEYLDFLSTVIPEYTQIHEKIRDNHFELSLKLINTITSRESAKYQHLTKEEVLKKLNNCIVNPTKYQINTDAFVLLSGNLKHNKIVELFNKLNLDLNEELLKNEELKNEIGLNQNTISRIEKDILYNKINDLVERRNQIAHGSEEVDDILSISELEPYIQFLEKYCQAIFQTLFEQVIKEESRHTFQKVENVIKIFGNKVLAFELENYTIKVGDMLIIQAKEGRFYKKPILTIQLDNTEYPELIVTEKTKIAASVDYKIKDNHTFYIVKK; the protein is encoded by the coding sequence ATGAATATACAATCATTGGAAAACTTTAAAAGAGAAGTCAATCAAATCAGAGAATATTTAAAACATATTCAATATGTAAATGATGTAGCTGCTTATTTTGTTTTAGAAAGCGATAATGAACAAATCAGAAAATTACTGAATACACTGAAAGAGCATGATAGAAGTTTTAGAACAGATAAGCGAATATTTGAATATAAAGCATCTATTATCTCACTATATGGACTGCTAGAAAAATATGTAGAAATATGGATTAAAGAGTATCTTGATTTTCTATCGACTGTCATACCTGAATATACACAAATACACGAAAAAATCAGAGACAATCATTTTGAACTTTCTTTAAAATTGATAAATACTATTACCAGTAGGGAAAGTGCCAAATATCAGCATCTTACAAAAGAGGAAGTGCTAAAGAAACTTAATAATTGTATAGTCAATCCTACCAAATACCAAATTAATACAGATGCTTTTGTTCTTTTGTCAGGTAATTTAAAACATAACAAAATTGTAGAGTTATTCAACAAGTTAAATTTGGATTTGAATGAGGAATTGTTAAAAAATGAAGAACTTAAAAATGAAATTGGTTTAAACCAAAATACTATTTCTAGAATAGAAAAGGATATTTTGTATAATAAAATAAATGATTTGGTTGAAAGAAGAAACCAAATTGCTCACGGTTCAGAAGAAGTAGATGATATCCTCAGCATATCTGAATTAGAACCTTATATTCAATTTTTAGAGAAATATTGTCAAGCTATTTTTCAGACATTATTTGAACAAGTTATTAAAGAAGAATCCAGACATACTTTTCAGAAAGTAGAAAATGTAATTAAAATTTTTGGCAATAAAGTATTGGCGTTTGAGCTTGAAAATTATACGATAAAAGTTGGAGATATGTTAATTATCCAAGCAAAAGAAGGTAGGTTTTATAAAAAACCTATTTTAACAATTCAATTAGATAATACCGAATATCCTGAACTTATAGTTACAGAAAAAACAAAGATTGCTGCAAGTGTAGATTATAAAATAAAAGATAATCACACATTTTACATAGTGAAAAAATAA
- a CDS encoding DUF262 domain-containing protein → MITNSHLISGETFIDKNSLDIYPVSRSDDEINEKYNKGEIRIVTEQARYPIDSIETMLDSKRYILNPEYQRRKRWNYTQKSRLIESLIMNVPISPIFLYEIDYSTYEVIDGEQRLTAIYDFYKGKFNLEGLEYWQELNGRNYQNLPGQVRRGIDRRYLSSIVLLQETAKNEREAEYVKHIVFERLNSGGDKLTPQETRNALHNGKFNQVCIKLAQNDYFRKMWKLPLESEGEEKLLKSESYRKMEDVELVLRFFAYRHIDNLKSPVDRFLDEYLKQANNYSDETIKYLETLFNETIQLIYTILGDSAFIPPKGERERTKPLKTIYDPIMQVFANNIAYKESLLINKDAIKNNLYSEQESLNIKEENNRLLFDGRYNNKKDVEARMSYFHNFLQNYI, encoded by the coding sequence ATGATCACAAATAGTCACTTAATTTCAGGTGAAACATTTATTGATAAAAATAGCTTGGATATTTATCCAGTCTCTCGTTCCGACGATGAAATTAACGAAAAATATAATAAAGGAGAGATAAGAATTGTAACGGAACAGGCTCGTTATCCAATTGATAGTATAGAAACTATGCTTGACAGTAAAAGGTATATCCTAAATCCTGAATACCAGCGCAGGAAAAGATGGAATTATACTCAGAAATCTCGTTTAATAGAATCATTAATAATGAATGTGCCAATTTCACCTATATTTCTGTATGAAATAGATTATTCTACTTATGAAGTAATAGATGGAGAACAAAGACTAACGGCTATATATGATTTTTATAAAGGAAAATTTAACCTAGAAGGTCTAGAATATTGGCAGGAACTTAATGGACGAAATTATCAAAATTTGCCTGGACAAGTTAGAAGAGGAATAGATAGACGCTATTTATCATCTATTGTCTTATTACAAGAAACAGCTAAAAATGAAAGAGAAGCTGAATATGTAAAACATATAGTTTTTGAAAGATTGAATAGTGGAGGAGATAAATTAACTCCACAAGAAACGAGAAATGCCTTACACAATGGTAAATTCAACCAAGTATGTATAAAACTTGCTCAAAATGACTATTTCCGTAAAATGTGGAAACTACCTTTAGAAAGCGAAGGAGAAGAAAAATTACTTAAAAGTGAATCTTATCGCAAAATGGAAGATGTAGAATTAGTTTTGCGATTCTTTGCTTATCGTCATATAGATAATTTAAAATCTCCTGTGGATAGATTTTTAGATGAATACTTAAAACAAGCAAATAATTATTCAGATGAAACAATTAAATATCTTGAAACCCTGTTTAACGAAACTATTCAGTTGATATATACTATATTAGGAGATTCAGCTTTTATACCTCCAAAAGGAGAGCGTGAGAGAACAAAGCCATTAAAAACTATATATGATCCAATAATGCAGGTGTTTGCAAACAATATTGCTTATAAGGAAAGTTTACTGATAAATAAAGATGCTATTAAAAATAATTTATATTCAGAGCAAGAATCACTAAACATCAAAGAAGAAAATAATAGATTGCTATTTGATGGTAGATACAATAATAAAAAAGATGTGGAAGCACGCATGAGCTATTTTCATAATTTCTTACAGAACTATATTTAA
- a CDS encoding ATP-dependent Clp protease ATP-binding subunit: protein MFERFTEKAIKVIMLAQEEARRLGHNFVGTEQILLGLIGEGTGVAAKVLKSMGVNLKDARIEVEKIIGRGSGFVAVEIPFTPRAKRVLELSLEEARQLGHNYIGTEHLLLGLIREGEGVAARVLENLGVDLTKVRTQVIRMLGETAEVTPGGPSGRTKTPTLDEFGSNLTQMAIDNKLDPVVGRAKEIERVIQILGRRTKNNPVLIGEPGVGKTAIAEGLASRIASKDIPDILEDKRVVTLDIGLLVAGTKYRGEFEERLKKIMDEIRSAGNVILVIDEVHTLIGAGAAEGAIDAANILKPALARGELQCIGATTLDEYRKHIERDAALERRFQPVMVGEPSVDETIEILYGLRDRYEAHHKLKISDEALVAAAKLSDRYISDRFLPDKAIDLMDEAGSRVRLINSQLPPAAKELDKELRQILKEKDDAVRSQDFDRAGELRDREMEIKAEIRTIAQTKSNGASGDGVEPVVTEEDIAHIVASWTGVPVNKLTESESEKLLHMEDTLHQRLIGQEDAVKAVSRAIRRARVGLKNPNRPIASFVFSGPTGVGKTELAKSLASYFFGSEEAMIRLDMSEYMERHTVSKLIGSPPGYVGYNEGGQLTEAVRRRPYTVVLFDEIEKAHPDVFNMLLQILEDGRLTDAKGRTVDFKNTLLILTSNIGSKVIEKGGSGIGFDFAEDANESQYNRIRSLVNEELKNYFRPEFLNRLDEIIVFRQLNKVEVTQIAEIMLKEVFGRLTEKGIVLEVTDRFKDRLITEGYSPSYGARPLRRAIMRLLEDSLAEEILSGRIKDGDTALVDVDENGIVQVSSQQTRELLPQGVES, encoded by the coding sequence ATGTTTGAACGCTTCACAGAAAAAGCCATTAAGGTAATCATGCTGGCCCAAGAAGAGGCCCGCCGTTTAGGTCACAACTTTGTCGGAACTGAGCAGATCCTCTTGGGTCTGATTGGCGAAGGCACAGGAGTAGCCGCCAAGGTGCTGAAATCAATGGGAGTTAATCTCAAAGATGCTCGCATTGAAGTTGAAAAAATCATAGGACGGGGTTCAGGCTTTGTCGCCGTGGAAATTCCGTTTACGCCACGAGCAAAACGGGTTTTAGAACTATCCTTGGAAGAAGCACGCCAATTGGGGCATAACTACATTGGTACCGAGCATCTGCTGTTGGGACTGATCCGCGAAGGGGAAGGTGTCGCAGCCAGGGTGCTAGAAAACCTCGGTGTAGATTTGACCAAGGTGAGAACCCAAGTGATTCGGATGTTGGGAGAAACGGCGGAAGTTACGCCGGGTGGCCCCTCTGGTCGCACTAAAACCCCAACTCTCGATGAGTTTGGATCGAATCTGACCCAAATGGCTATAGATAACAAGCTTGATCCTGTGGTGGGACGCGCCAAGGAAATTGAGCGGGTTATCCAAATTTTGGGTCGCCGGACGAAAAACAATCCCGTGTTGATTGGTGAACCAGGTGTTGGTAAAACCGCCATCGCAGAAGGTTTAGCTTCACGTATCGCTAGTAAGGATATCCCCGATATCTTGGAAGATAAGCGTGTAGTCACTCTCGATATTGGTTTGCTAGTAGCAGGAACTAAATATCGCGGTGAATTTGAAGAACGTCTCAAAAAAATTATGGATGAAATCCGCTCTGCGGGTAATGTCATCCTGGTAATTGACGAAGTTCACACCTTAATTGGTGCAGGTGCAGCCGAAGGGGCGATTGATGCAGCGAATATCCTCAAGCCAGCCTTGGCGCGGGGTGAGTTGCAATGTATCGGTGCGACTACTTTGGATGAGTACCGCAAGCACATTGAACGGGATGCAGCGTTGGAAAGACGCTTCCAGCCTGTAATGGTGGGTGAACCTTCTGTTGATGAAACAATAGAAATTTTATATGGTTTGCGCGATCGCTATGAAGCACACCACAAGCTGAAGATATCCGATGAAGCATTGGTAGCGGCGGCGAAATTGTCTGATCGTTATATTAGCGATCGCTTTTTGCCAGATAAAGCCATTGACTTGATGGATGAAGCGGGTTCACGGGTGCGCTTGATTAACTCCCAACTGCCCCCAGCAGCCAAGGAATTAGACAAGGAACTACGGCAAATCTTAAAAGAAAAAGATGATGCAGTCCGTTCCCAGGACTTTGATCGGGCGGGAGAATTGCGCGATCGGGAAATGGAAATCAAAGCCGAAATCCGCACCATTGCTCAAACCAAGAGTAACGGTGCTAGTGGTGACGGCGTTGAACCTGTAGTTACAGAAGAAGACATTGCTCACATTGTCGCTTCTTGGACAGGTGTACCGGTGAACAAACTTACCGAATCTGAGTCCGAGAAGTTGCTGCACATGGAGGACACCTTACATCAGCGCCTCATCGGTCAAGAAGACGCTGTTAAGGCTGTTTCCAGAGCCATCCGTCGCGCTCGTGTCGGGTTAAAAAATCCGAATCGGCCGATCGCTAGTTTTGTCTTCTCCGGTCCAACTGGGGTAGGTAAAACTGAATTGGCGAAATCCTTGGCTTCCTACTTCTTCGGTTCGGAAGAAGCCATGATTCGCTTAGATATGTCCGAATACATGGAGCGCCACACCGTCAGTAAATTGATCGGTTCACCTCCAGGTTATGTCGGTTACAACGAAGGTGGTCAGTTAACAGAAGCTGTCCGTCGTCGTCCTTACACTGTGGTGTTATTCGATGAAATCGAAAAAGCCCACCCCGATGTCTTCAATATGCTCCTGCAAATTTTGGAAGATGGGCGTTTAACTGACGCAAAAGGTCGTACGGTGGACTTTAAGAACACCTTGCTGATTTTGACTTCCAACATCGGTTCTAAGGTCATTGAAAAAGGTGGTAGCGGTATAGGTTTCGATTTTGCTGAAGATGCTAACGAATCTCAATACAACCGGATTCGTTCTTTGGTGAATGAGGAACTGAAGAATTACTTCCGTCCTGAGTTCCTGAACCGGTTAGATGAAATTATCGTCTTCCGTCAGTTGAACAAGGTTGAAGTTACCCAAATCGCCGAAATCATGCTCAAGGAAGTGTTTGGTAGGTTGACGGAAAAAGGCATTGTCTTAGAAGTCACAGACCGCTTCAAGGATCGCTTGATCACTGAGGGTTACAGTCCTAGCTACGGTGCAAGGCCATTACGTCGGGCAATTATGCGCTTATTGGAAGATAGTTTGGCGGAAGAAATTCTGTCTGGACGCATCAAAGATGGCGATACTGCTCTTGTTGATGTTGATGAAAATGGCATTGTTCAAGTTAGTTCTCAGCAAACACGGGAGTTATTACCCCAAGGTGTTGAGTCTTAG